A stretch of the Actinotalea sp. JY-7876 genome encodes the following:
- a CDS encoding WXG100 family type VII secretion target — protein sequence MSVGGAVSVWDKINGWMAPLDGLVDAVLRPVVAPLADLFDSVTGDSEEVRSTAQRWRDLATTLDQLVDHHRDVLQPLAGAWEGDAHEAFAASMKELQTKVEGLADSTRETAEFLDDAAMEVETAEELVATIIRELIEWALLSLVVGAALSVVTLGASAAAGAAAAAARGAVAYSKIATVLAKVASLLTQLANLLRAVNKMKFFSRNGFLIKTLLVKGLILKPVVQPLTGLSASPLTEAGRTGLQGLRDIIADEADDQLNGNDGMQTPLRDGLDNGLGPIGNIPEPIRSGLRGASEVIDKIDKGIPSPPLR from the coding sequence ATGTCGGTCGGTGGAGCGGTCTCCGTCTGGGACAAGATCAACGGCTGGATGGCGCCCCTCGACGGGCTCGTCGACGCCGTCCTGCGGCCCGTCGTCGCGCCGCTGGCGGACCTGTTCGACTCCGTCACGGGCGACTCGGAGGAGGTCCGGTCCACGGCCCAGCGGTGGCGTGACCTGGCGACCACGCTGGACCAGCTCGTCGACCACCACCGCGACGTCCTCCAGCCCCTCGCCGGCGCCTGGGAGGGCGACGCGCACGAGGCCTTCGCCGCCTCGATGAAGGAGCTGCAGACCAAGGTCGAGGGCCTCGCCGACTCCACGCGGGAGACGGCCGAGTTCCTCGACGACGCCGCGATGGAGGTCGAGACGGCCGAGGAGCTCGTCGCGACGATCATCCGCGAGCTCATCGAGTGGGCCCTGCTCTCCCTCGTCGTGGGCGCGGCGCTGAGCGTGGTCACGCTCGGGGCGTCGGCCGCGGCCGGTGCCGCCGCGGCCGCGGCGCGCGGTGCCGTCGCCTACTCGAAGATCGCGACGGTCCTGGCGAAGGTCGCGAGCCTGCTGACCCAGCTCGCCAACCTGCTCCGCGCGGTCAACAAGATGAAGTTCTTCTCGCGCAACGGGTTCCTCATCAAGACGCTGCTCGTCAAGGGCCTGATCCTCAAGCCGGTCGTGCAGCCGCTGACCGGGCTGTCGGCGTCGCCGCTGACGGAGGCGGGCAGGACCGGGCTCCAGGGGTTGCGCGACATCATCGCGGACGAGGCCGACGACCAGCTGAACGGCAACGACGGGATGCAGACGCCGCTGCGCGACGGGCTGGACAACGGGCTCGGGCCGATCGGGAACATCCCGGAGCCCATCCGGTCGGGTCTCCGCGGTGCGTCCGAGGTCATCGACAAGATCGACAAGGGCATCCCGTCACCCCCGCTGCGCTGA
- a CDS encoding WXG100 family type VII secretion target translates to MSGEFSVEHDALSLAANRHHDLAGRYANLQGRRGELKLPSGSLGKLPSSDEIQAAFDQRYEGLGEALTALREIYDNVGDALSLSRDAYVGSDEAVATMFTKLMSGGS, encoded by the coding sequence GTGAGCGGCGAGTTCTCCGTCGAGCACGACGCGCTGAGCCTCGCGGCCAACCGCCACCACGACCTCGCCGGCCGGTACGCGAACCTGCAGGGACGGCGCGGGGAGCTGAAGCTGCCGTCCGGGAGCCTGGGCAAGCTGCCGTCGTCGGACGAGATCCAGGCGGCGTTCGATCAGCGGTACGAGGGCCTGGGGGAGGCGCTGACCGCCCTGAGGGAGATCTACGACAACGTCGGCGACGCGCTGTCGCTCTCGCGCGACGCGTACGTGGGCTCCGACGAGGCCGTCGCGACGATGTTCACCAAGCTGATGTCCGGAGGCAGCTGA
- a CDS encoding YbaB/EbfC family nucleoid-associated protein, whose translation MTDAWVERMQEEARVRLEAAARLEQELAGARATGQSTERAVTVTVGSSGVVTDVVFTSVAERLSADQLRTAVLEALGRAQVAMGEQVAALTAGMPGAEDVRDLIAGRVPESTRDLLRDEIADRRQRESEAGA comes from the coding sequence ATGACCGACGCGTGGGTCGAGCGGATGCAGGAGGAGGCGCGGGTGCGGCTCGAGGCAGCCGCCCGGCTCGAGCAGGAGCTGGCCGGTGCGCGGGCGACGGGTCAGAGCACCGAGCGCGCCGTCACCGTCACGGTGGGCTCCTCCGGCGTGGTGACCGACGTCGTCTTCACGTCCGTGGCCGAGCGGCTCTCGGCCGACCAGCTGCGGACGGCCGTCCTGGAGGCGCTCGGGCGCGCCCAGGTCGCGATGGGGGAGCAGGTCGCGGCGCTCACCGCGGGCATGCCCGGCGCCGAGGACGTGCGCGACCTCATCGCCGGCCGCGTCCCGGAGTCCACCCGGGACCTGCTGCGCGACGAGATCGCCGACCGGCGGCAGCGCGAGTCGGAGGCCGGCGCGTGA